Within Elizabethkingia sp. JS20170427COW, the genomic segment GTTGATCTATCTGTAATTCGATAGTACCGGCATGTTGTTGAAGTTTACGATTAAGGGTTATGTTGTCTGTAATAATTTCAAATCCTGCATCATTTGCACCTCCATTCCAATCCGAAATAAAGAAAACGGGTTTTACATGGCCTTTCTCCATAACTATATTGGTATTATGTTGCGTTTGACAACTAATAAAAGACATAAAAGTTAATATGGTTATCAAAAAAATACGCGGATTCATTATAATTCTTTTTTCAGAGTATAAAATTAATGAAAAAATCTATAAAAACCCTCATCTGCCCATGCTAACATTTCCTTATCTCCAGAAGTATCGCCAAAAGCAATCCGCTTACCATAGGTTTGGGTATCTATTTCAGCTTTAATTCTATTCACTTTTTCCTTTCCGTTGCAGTTTTTGGTAGCAAATTTCCCTGTAAAGATTCCTCTTTCATACATTGCTCGCGTAGCAATACACCCAAATCCAAATTCGTCGGCAAAAGGTTTCACCCATATGTCTAAAGATGCCGTTACTAAAAAAGCTTCAGCATTAGTATCTATAGTTTTAAAGAACTCAACGGCTTTGCTTCTAATAATTTGATTTTTATATTCTTGATGAAATTTTTTACTATACTTTTGAAGTTGTTCTTCAGAATAACCTTGTAATATCGATGCTATAAAACTTCTTTTCACCTGTTCGGCATTAGCAAAATGTAATTTCACCAATATAAACAACGGAGCATATTGAATAAACCGTATATAAAACTTAAAAGGAGCACAAAACTTAAGGAATAAAAACATCGTATCCTTAGTGGTAATTGTACCATCGAAATCAAAACAATATAACTTCCTCATTATTAAAGTTTTAATTTCTTGAAAATAAATTCGGGGATATTTTTGATAATCAACATAATCCATCTCCAGATAGGAAGTACATAAATAACATTCCTTTGTCTTTCATATGCTTTTGCTATACATTTTGCCGCTTGTTTAGGAGAGGCTGTCAATAAAGGATTAAGAGGTAAACCTTGTGTCATTTTAGTATCCATAAACCCTGGCTTTACTGTAAGTACATGCACTTT encodes:
- a CDS encoding HAD-IB family hydrolase, yielding MRKLYCFDFDGTITTKDTMFLFLKFCAPFKFYIRFIQYAPLFILVKLHFANAEQVKRSFIASILQGYSEEQLQKYSKKFHQEYKNQIIRSKAVEFFKTIDTNAEAFLVTASLDIWVKPFADEFGFGCIATRAMYERGIFTGKFATKNCNGKEKVNRIKAEIDTQTYGKRIAFGDTSGDKEMLAWADEGFYRFFH